The following are encoded together in the Proteiniphilum saccharofermentans genome:
- a CDS encoding 1-acyl-sn-glycerol-3-phosphate acyltransferase, translating into MKRISKFIFNQILGWRVRGEFPVLSRCVIAVAPHTSNWDFLIAKVAYSSIGRTANFLIKAEWFVFPFNLFFKSLGGIPVTREKNSSLTDTLASEFNRRDQMQLAITPEGTRKPVKEWKKGFYYIAYKAGVPILLVGLDYSTKEALSLGLIHPSGDYEKDIEEIKSRYKGIQGKKPENFLL; encoded by the coding sequence ATGAAACGGATCAGTAAATTTATTTTCAATCAAATCCTCGGCTGGCGAGTCAGGGGCGAATTTCCCGTTCTCTCCAGATGCGTGATCGCCGTGGCGCCTCATACCAGCAACTGGGATTTCCTGATAGCAAAGGTGGCTTACTCCTCTATCGGCAGGACCGCCAACTTCCTTATTAAGGCAGAGTGGTTCGTCTTTCCTTTCAACCTGTTCTTTAAGAGTTTAGGGGGCATCCCGGTAACCAGGGAAAAGAATTCCTCACTCACCGATACCCTGGCATCGGAGTTCAACCGACGCGACCAGATGCAACTGGCTATCACCCCGGAAGGGACACGTAAGCCGGTGAAAGAGTGGAAAAAGGGATTTTACTATATTGCGTATAAAGCGGGTGTGCCGATATTGTTGGTCGGTCTGGATTACAGCACAAAGGAAGCCTTGTCTCTGGGCCTCATCCATCCTTCCGGAGATTATGAGAAGGATATCGAGGAGATAAAATCCCGTTACAAAGGTATTCAGGGAAAGAAGCCTGAGAACTTTTTACTATAG
- a CDS encoding YiiX/YebB-like N1pC/P60 family cysteine hydrolase produces the protein MKRRNIILFCCLLALAYSCSNKNEIRDGDLLFVVAEDHGLSSAISRVTQTEMKTNYEHVAIIHISSDTIWVLDASPKDGTRKILLQDFMDERGSAVYRYRLKDEYRGSIEKGWILAEEMLGKPYNFSYIWNDTSHYCSEFIYRMFENDSIFELNPMTFINPETGEFDDTWVTYYDSLGVTIPEGEPGCNPNGLAASDKLEFLGPFHF, from the coding sequence ATGAAAAGAAGGAATATCATACTTTTTTGCTGCCTATTGGCACTGGCATACTCCTGTTCCAACAAGAATGAGATCAGGGATGGGGATCTTTTATTTGTAGTGGCAGAAGATCACGGACTCTCCTCCGCCATTAGCCGGGTCACTCAAACGGAAATGAAAACAAACTACGAACATGTAGCTATTATCCATATCAGTTCTGATACCATCTGGGTACTGGACGCTTCTCCAAAAGATGGAACCCGTAAGATATTACTACAAGATTTTATGGATGAGCGGGGGTCAGCCGTTTACCGTTACAGGTTAAAGGATGAATACAGAGGTAGTATCGAAAAAGGATGGATACTGGCTGAAGAGATGTTAGGAAAACCCTATAATTTCTCCTATATATGGAACGACACAAGCCATTATTGTTCGGAATTTATCTACAGGATGTTTGAGAATGATTCCATCTTTGAACTGAATCCCATGACTTTTATCAATCCGGAGACAGGAGAATTCGATGACACATGGGTAACCTATTACGACAGTCTTGGCGTAACAATTCCCGAAGGAGAACCGGGATGCAATCCCAATGGACTGGCAGCAAGCGACAAACTGGAATTCTTAGGCCCGTTTCATTTTTAA
- a CDS encoding ABC-F family ATP-binding cassette domain-containing protein, translating into MLSIENLTVEFGGFTLLDRISFVLNRNERVALAGKNGAGKSTLLKIMAGLQQPSGGAVSLPKGVSIGYLPQQMKLSDSRTVREEASLAFSHLQKMEKELEQLHTEMAERTDYETEAYQTVIERATDLQELLQMSGIHNFEAEVEKTLMGLGFLRSDFDRPTREFSGGWRMRIELAKILLQAPDVLLLDEPTNHLDIESIQWLENFLTTHSNAVMLVSHDRAFLDAVTNRTIEIVLGSAHDYKVNYSKYLELRRERREQQQRAYENQQKQIKDTEEFIERFRYKATKSNQVQSRIKQLEKIERIEVDEVDNSQLNLKFPPAPRSGSYPVVMEEVLKSYGDHLVFKDVTLTIERGEKVAFVGKNGEGKSTLVKCIMNEIDHGGKLELGHNVKIGYFAQNQAQLLDEEMTVFDTIDYVAVGDVRTKIRDILGAFMFGGEASDKKVKVLSGGERSRLAMIRLLLEPVNLLILDEPTNHLDIASKEVLKKAISEFDGTAIIVSHDRDFLNGLVSKVYEFGGGKVTEHLGGIYDFLDKKKLETLQQLELSTTVAAKMEKKQEQPSESKLSYQEQKELNRKQRKLEKQIEEAENKIEALEKKISEMEATLSTPEGASDMDLLQKYLDTKARLDQTMHHWEQLQNEL; encoded by the coding sequence ATGCTCAGTATAGAGAACCTTACCGTTGAGTTCGGCGGTTTCACCCTACTTGACCGTATATCATTCGTCCTGAACAGGAACGAGCGGGTAGCCCTTGCCGGCAAGAACGGTGCAGGGAAATCGACGCTCCTGAAGATTATGGCGGGGCTGCAACAGCCTTCCGGCGGTGCTGTCTCCTTACCCAAAGGCGTCTCCATCGGTTACCTGCCGCAGCAAATGAAGCTGAGCGACAGCCGTACCGTACGTGAAGAAGCTTCCCTCGCTTTCTCCCACCTGCAAAAGATGGAGAAAGAGTTAGAACAACTGCACACCGAAATGGCCGAACGCACCGATTACGAGACAGAAGCCTACCAGACGGTGATTGAACGGGCGACTGACTTGCAGGAACTTTTACAAATGTCGGGGATCCACAATTTCGAGGCCGAAGTGGAAAAGACGCTGATGGGGCTTGGGTTTCTGCGGAGCGATTTCGACCGCCCTACTCGTGAATTCAGCGGTGGCTGGCGCATGCGTATCGAATTGGCGAAAATCTTGTTGCAGGCGCCGGATGTGCTGCTGCTCGACGAACCGACCAACCACCTCGACATAGAGTCGATCCAGTGGCTGGAGAATTTCCTCACTACACACTCCAACGCCGTTATGCTGGTGTCGCACGACCGGGCTTTCCTGGATGCCGTGACCAACCGGACTATAGAGATCGTGCTGGGCAGTGCCCACGACTATAAAGTGAATTACTCCAAATATCTGGAGTTGCGCCGGGAACGGCGGGAGCAACAGCAGAGGGCCTACGAAAATCAGCAGAAGCAGATCAAGGATACCGAAGAATTTATAGAACGGTTCCGATACAAGGCGACTAAATCGAACCAGGTACAGTCGCGCATCAAGCAATTGGAGAAAATAGAACGGATCGAGGTGGATGAGGTGGATAATTCGCAACTCAACCTGAAATTCCCACCCGCACCACGCTCAGGCTCCTACCCCGTCGTCATGGAAGAAGTATTGAAAAGCTATGGCGACCATCTTGTTTTCAAAGATGTCACGCTCACCATCGAGCGGGGTGAGAAGGTGGCATTCGTAGGAAAGAACGGTGAAGGGAAGTCCACCCTTGTGAAATGCATCATGAACGAGATCGATCACGGTGGAAAACTGGAACTGGGACATAATGTGAAGATCGGTTACTTTGCCCAGAACCAGGCACAACTGCTGGATGAGGAGATGACGGTATTCGATACCATCGACTATGTGGCGGTGGGAGATGTCCGCACCAAAATACGTGATATCCTCGGCGCCTTTATGTTTGGTGGCGAAGCGTCCGACAAAAAAGTGAAGGTGTTGTCGGGTGGCGAACGAAGCCGTCTGGCGATGATCCGCCTACTTCTGGAGCCGGTCAACCTGCTTATTCTGGATGAGCCGACCAACCACCTCGATATCGCTTCGAAAGAGGTACTGAAAAAAGCGATCAGCGAATTCGACGGTACTGCTATCATCGTATCGCACGACCGCGACTTCCTGAACGGACTGGTGAGCAAAGTATATGAGTTCGGCGGAGGAAAAGTGACGGAACACCTGGGTGGCATCTATGACTTTCTGGACAAAAAGAAGCTGGAAACCCTGCAGCAGTTGGAACTCTCTACAACTGTGGCAGCTAAAATGGAGAAGAAACAGGAGCAACCGTCGGAGAGCAAACTCTCTTATCAGGAACAAAAAGAATTGAATCGTAAACAGCGCAAGTTGGAGAAGCAGATTGAAGAGGCGGAAAATAAGATAGAAGCGCTTGAAAAGAAGATCTCGGAGATGGAAGCGACACTCTCCACTCCGGAAGGTGCATCGGATATGGATTTACTGCAGAAATATCTGGACACCAAAGCCCGGTTAGACCAGACAATGCACCATTGGGAACAGTTGCAGAACGAACTCTGA
- the dinB gene encoding DNA polymerase IV yields MNRKVIHIDMDAFYASIEQRDNPDLRGKPVAVGYGEKRGVVAAASYEARKYGVHSAMASVTALRKCPHIIFVMPRFDVYRSISNQIMQIFLEYTDKVEPLSLDEAFLDVTVNYRGLRSATMIAKEIKQKIFNRTRLTASAGVSYNKFLAKIASDYNKPDGLFVIEPDKAEDFIEKLPIGKFFGVGRVTAARMVELGINTGYDLKQWSEVDLVREFGKAGIGYYHFARGIDDREVESERVRKSLGAEETFLEDLNEIVDMLAALDGIAREVFRRAEKRKFLARTLTLKIKYADFTIITRSRTVNYYIKTYRELFELGKELLLQVDDLEEKKIRLMGLTLKNADVDSTHLPVDGFQLSLDFKD; encoded by the coding sequence ATGAATCGAAAGGTAATCCATATCGACATGGACGCTTTCTACGCATCCATTGAACAGCGCGATAATCCCGACCTTCGGGGTAAACCGGTCGCGGTGGGATATGGTGAAAAACGGGGTGTGGTCGCGGCGGCGAGTTATGAAGCACGTAAATATGGGGTTCATTCGGCGATGGCTTCGGTGACGGCTCTACGCAAATGTCCTCATATTATTTTTGTTATGCCCCGGTTCGATGTCTACCGAAGCATCTCCAACCAGATCATGCAGATCTTTCTTGAATATACCGATAAGGTGGAACCTCTCTCACTTGATGAGGCATTTCTTGATGTGACGGTGAACTATAGAGGATTACGTTCCGCAACCATGATTGCGAAGGAGATCAAACAAAAGATTTTTAACCGTACGCGCCTTACTGCCTCTGCAGGTGTTTCCTACAATAAATTCCTGGCAAAGATCGCTTCGGACTATAATAAACCGGACGGGCTGTTCGTCATTGAACCGGATAAGGCGGAGGATTTTATAGAAAAATTGCCTATAGGTAAGTTTTTCGGGGTAGGGAGAGTGACGGCGGCACGAATGGTGGAACTGGGTATCAACACGGGATACGACCTGAAGCAGTGGAGTGAAGTCGATCTGGTACGCGAGTTCGGGAAGGCGGGGATTGGCTATTATCATTTTGCCAGAGGTATAGATGACCGGGAGGTGGAGTCGGAGAGAGTCCGTAAGTCGCTGGGTGCCGAAGAGACTTTTCTGGAAGACCTGAATGAAATTGTGGATATGCTGGCCGCACTCGATGGGATCGCGCGCGAGGTATTCCGCAGGGCCGAAAAACGGAAATTTCTTGCCAGGACACTCACGCTGAAGATCAAGTATGCCGATTTCACCATCATAACCCGAAGCAGAACTGTAAATTATTACATCAAGACCTACCGAGAGTTGTTCGAATTAGGTAAGGAACTGTTATTACAGGTCGATGATCTGGAAGAGAAAAAGATCCGCCTGATGGGACTTACCCTGAAAAATGCCGATGTCGACTCAACCCACCTACCGGTCGATGGATTTCAGTTATCACTTGATTTTAAGGACTGA
- the hisS gene encoding histidine--tRNA ligase: MQKPSIPKGTRDFSPEETAKRNYIFYTIKEVYRLYGFRQIETPAMENLSTLMGKYGEEGDKLLFKILNSGHFLGDMSAEDITEGNSAKTANKISEKGLRYDLTVPFARYVVMHRNDITFPFKRYQIQPVWRADRPQKGRYREFFQCDADIVGSDSLLNEVELIQIIDEVFSQFGIRVSVKLNNRKILSGIAEIIGEADKITDITVAIDKLDKIGTEKVNEELASKGITQEAIEKLQPILLLSGTTREKFSQLKEVLASSPTGLKGVEEIEYIFDKTDLLSLKNELTLDLTLARGLNYYTGAIIEVKALDVEIGSITGGGRYDNLTGIFGLPGVSGVGISFGADRIYDVLNQLDLFPENFTYTTDLLFVNFGEKEAAYLLPAMQQLRSAGIRCELYPDTAKMKKQMSYADSNHIPFVAIVGENEMKEGKIMLKNMETGEQKPVTIQEIISDIKNY, from the coding sequence ATGCAAAAACCTTCTATACCTAAAGGGACAAGGGATTTTTCGCCTGAAGAGACGGCGAAACGGAACTATATTTTCTATACGATCAAAGAGGTGTATCGTCTTTACGGCTTTCGCCAGATTGAAACGCCGGCAATGGAAAACCTCTCCACCCTGATGGGGAAATATGGCGAAGAGGGCGATAAACTGCTGTTCAAGATACTCAACTCCGGCCACTTCTTAGGAGATATGAGTGCGGAAGATATTACCGAAGGTAATTCCGCGAAGACAGCCAATAAGATTTCGGAGAAAGGGCTTCGGTATGACCTTACCGTTCCTTTCGCCCGTTACGTTGTGATGCACCGAAACGACATCACCTTTCCCTTCAAACGCTACCAGATACAACCGGTATGGCGTGCCGACCGTCCCCAAAAAGGACGTTACCGCGAGTTTTTCCAGTGTGATGCCGATATCGTGGGATCCGACTCCCTGCTCAACGAGGTGGAGTTGATCCAGATCATCGACGAAGTCTTTTCCCAATTCGGCATCCGTGTTTCGGTGAAACTGAACAACCGCAAGATACTTTCCGGTATCGCCGAGATCATTGGTGAAGCCGATAAGATCACCGATATCACCGTCGCCATCGATAAACTTGACAAGATCGGCACGGAAAAAGTGAACGAAGAGCTGGCATCGAAAGGGATCACACAAGAGGCGATAGAAAAGTTACAACCAATCCTGTTGCTGAGTGGCACCACCCGGGAAAAATTCAGTCAGCTGAAAGAGGTACTGGCATCCTCTCCTACCGGATTGAAAGGCGTGGAAGAGATAGAATATATTTTCGATAAGACAGACCTGCTTTCACTGAAAAATGAGTTGACACTCGACCTGACTCTGGCACGGGGACTCAACTATTATACAGGCGCTATCATCGAAGTGAAAGCACTCGACGTGGAAATCGGAAGCATCACCGGCGGTGGCAGATACGACAACCTAACCGGCATCTTCGGGTTACCGGGCGTCTCCGGCGTGGGAATCTCATTCGGCGCCGACCGGATTTACGACGTACTGAATCAACTCGACCTTTTTCCAGAAAATTTCACGTATACTACAGACCTGCTATTCGTCAATTTCGGCGAAAAGGAAGCCGCTTATCTCCTTCCCGCAATGCAACAACTGAGAAGCGCCGGTATCCGTTGCGAACTTTATCCCGATACGGCCAAGATGAAAAAACAGATGTCGTATGCCGACAGTAATCATATCCCTTTCGTGGCTATCGTGGGCGAAAACGAAATGAAAGAGGGAAAAATCATGTTGAAGAATATGGAAACCGGAGAACAAAAGCCGGTAACCATTCAGGAGATCATCAGTGATATAAAGAACTACTAA
- a CDS encoding HAD-IA family hydrolase codes for MNYTAYLFDFDYTLADSSQGILICFRNVLDRRQFRDITDDAIKRTIGKTLKESFSILTGITDPEQLASMQKEYSEEANIHMNANTVLFPATIAVLTRLKEQGARMGIVSTKFRFRIETFLKDYFPNDFFNVIIGGEDVESHKPSPEGVFLALAQLGCSREETLYVGDSLVDAETAMEAGVDFAGVLTGMTTAGELQSFPHRVILTDLNDLLFPPTRKGWKSIYHRYFQLRKWVAFRRMIHIKQIRGRSTPEADPKETTICKNCRHTFTGNYCNHCAQSKDIRRFNFRSGILHALGGLSNIDRGFGYTLLELLYRPGYMINDFIAGKRVRYFRPFQTLFVLAAVYILLVQFIDPDALKKDNTVKSTKQQEIMAARDQLQMQLDTMQDETGKKVLEQAIRYLNRPVELESGQSDTQKSQSGHDGKEDTDISPDWIDNIVDNTVHISERKLIESPFMQRVWNILKNWAHGNKAVSIIFTLPLFALATRMAFRKRVYNRHYNYTEHIFVQTYIAGQILLVSSIYLLFRGKAEVGNLYDLSVLGIFVLFVWDYKQLFRGTWWQTIRRTMLMFFYSLLLIIFTAVILVTLLIGGLSLLELFGFGNGQWIMDNGQWTMDN; via the coding sequence ATGAACTACACTGCCTATCTATTCGATTTCGATTATACGCTGGCCGATTCATCACAGGGAATCCTTATATGTTTCAGGAATGTCCTTGATCGTCGACAATTCAGGGATATTACTGACGATGCGATCAAACGTACGATCGGGAAAACCTTAAAAGAATCGTTTTCTATTCTTACAGGGATAACCGACCCGGAACAATTGGCGTCCATGCAAAAAGAATATTCCGAAGAGGCAAATATCCATATGAATGCAAATACGGTTCTCTTCCCCGCAACTATTGCCGTTTTAACCAGGCTGAAGGAACAGGGAGCGCGGATGGGTATTGTCTCCACCAAATTCCGTTTCAGGATAGAGACCTTCCTGAAAGATTACTTTCCCAATGATTTTTTTAATGTGATCATCGGAGGCGAGGACGTAGAATCGCATAAACCCTCGCCGGAAGGTGTATTTCTGGCGCTTGCGCAACTGGGTTGTTCCCGGGAAGAAACATTGTATGTCGGAGACTCTCTGGTCGATGCCGAAACAGCAATGGAGGCCGGCGTGGACTTCGCCGGCGTGCTGACCGGAATGACAACAGCGGGGGAATTACAGTCTTTTCCGCACCGGGTCATACTGACTGATTTAAACGATTTGCTGTTCCCTCCAACACGGAAAGGTTGGAAAAGTATTTACCATAGATACTTTCAACTCCGGAAATGGGTAGCATTCCGAAGGATGATCCATATCAAACAGATCAGGGGACGTTCCACCCCTGAGGCTGATCCGAAAGAAACCACCATTTGTAAAAACTGCAGACATACGTTCACCGGAAACTATTGTAATCATTGCGCCCAAAGCAAAGATATACGACGGTTCAACTTCCGGTCAGGCATTTTGCATGCATTGGGCGGATTAAGCAATATCGACCGGGGGTTCGGATACACATTACTTGAACTGTTATACCGGCCGGGATACATGATCAATGATTTCATTGCGGGAAAACGTGTCCGGTATTTTCGTCCTTTTCAGACGCTTTTTGTATTGGCTGCCGTATATATTTTGCTGGTTCAGTTTATCGATCCTGATGCATTAAAAAAGGATAATACCGTTAAATCGACAAAACAACAGGAAATAATGGCTGCCAGAGATCAGTTACAAATGCAGTTGGACACCATGCAGGATGAAACCGGTAAAAAAGTGTTGGAACAAGCTATCAGATATTTAAACAGACCTGTTGAGTTGGAATCCGGTCAATCAGACACCCAAAAGTCCCAATCGGGCCATGATGGGAAAGAGGATACTGACATCTCTCCTGACTGGATAGATAACATTGTAGATAACACGGTACATATTTCTGAAAGAAAACTGATAGAAAGTCCTTTCATGCAAAGGGTATGGAATATTCTGAAGAACTGGGCACATGGAAACAAGGCCGTCAGTATCATTTTTACTCTTCCTCTTTTTGCGTTGGCTACCCGTATGGCTTTTCGCAAACGGGTCTATAACCGCCACTATAATTATACCGAACATATTTTTGTGCAAACATATATTGCCGGTCAGATACTGCTTGTCAGCAGCATTTATTTGTTATTTCGAGGGAAGGCTGAAGTAGGCAATTTATATGATCTTTCCGTTTTAGGTATCTTTGTATTGTTTGTATGGGATTATAAGCAACTTTTCCGTGGCACCTGGTGGCAAACTATCAGACGGACAATGTTGATGTTCTTTTATAGTCTTCTGCTAATTATTTTTACAGCGGTCATACTCGTTACTCTTCTTATAGGGGGACTATCTCTTTTAGAATTATTCGGCTTTGGAAATGGACAATGGATAATGGACAATGGACAATGGACAATGGATAATTGA
- a CDS encoding winged helix DNA-binding domain-containing protein, whose product MNTSELLNIRLYNQLLLTHEIKEPCDIVSWMGAMQAQALDLAKWAIGARLENRNVKDIDEALNAGKIIRTHILRPTWHFVSAEDIHWMFDLSNPRLKPIYRSYAKTFGADESLIYRAVPVLERVLMGGKHLTKQEIGDALHEQDIILDDGHLQLTLSYAEMEGILINGRLKGNKQTFTLFEEWVARRKTLSKEEALECLARRFFTSHGPATIHDFVWWSGLTMTECRQAIEMIRTDFICETINGRDFWMRNDTKTPPADENYALLLPPFDEFVVSYKNRSEIIEDTHYGKVMTKNGLFSPTIILNGEIIGSWKKVTQKGSPRIELSFFEKTPKRKQDLFKSEIKRLEHFYSI is encoded by the coding sequence ATGAATACATCAGAATTGCTCAATATCCGTCTATACAACCAATTGCTTTTAACTCATGAAATAAAAGAACCCTGCGATATCGTTTCATGGATGGGTGCCATGCAGGCCCAGGCGCTTGACTTGGCTAAATGGGCAATTGGTGCACGTCTGGAAAACAGGAATGTGAAGGACATCGATGAAGCATTGAACGCGGGGAAGATTATCCGTACCCATATTTTACGCCCTACCTGGCATTTTGTGTCAGCAGAGGATATTCACTGGATGTTCGACCTTTCCAATCCGCGGTTGAAACCCATCTATCGTTCATATGCGAAAACATTCGGTGCAGACGAGTCGCTGATATATCGTGCTGTTCCTGTACTGGAAAGGGTACTGATGGGAGGGAAGCACCTGACTAAACAGGAAATCGGGGATGCCTTGCACGAACAGGATATAATACTGGATGATGGACACCTGCAACTGACCCTATCTTATGCCGAGATGGAAGGAATCCTGATTAACGGGCGGTTAAAAGGAAATAAGCAGACTTTCACTCTGTTTGAAGAGTGGGTTGCCCGCCGGAAAACCCTGAGCAAAGAAGAGGCGCTGGAATGTTTGGCACGGAGATTTTTTACAAGCCACGGCCCTGCTACCATCCATGATTTCGTCTGGTGGTCGGGATTGACTATGACAGAATGTCGACAGGCTATCGAAATGATCCGGACGGACTTTATTTGCGAGACGATAAACGGGCGTGATTTCTGGATGAGAAACGATACCAAAACTCCTCCTGCGGATGAGAACTATGCTTTGTTGCTTCCTCCGTTCGATGAATTTGTGGTGAGCTATAAAAACCGTTCCGAAATAATTGAAGACACACACTATGGCAAAGTGATGACGAAAAACGGCCTGTTTTCCCCAACAATTATACTGAATGGGGAGATTATCGGCTCCTGGAAGAAAGTTACTCAAAAAGGCTCTCCCCGAATAGAACTCTCTTTTTTCGAAAAAACACCTAAAAGAAAACAAGACCTCTTCAAATCCGAAATAAAACGATTGGAGCACTTCTATTCCATCTGA
- a CDS encoding PhoH family protein produces the protein MATTESKTSEKTKTTKTKSKSKTNTRPTAASAKKNFILDTNVILHDFNCLDNFEENDIYIPFVVLEELDKFKKGSDQINFNARAFVRELDLITDDDLFTNGADMGVGRGKLYIVNGSKDNRKIIDAFPEKTPDNRILTVVSEVAEKHPEMKTILVSKDINLRMKARSLGMLAEDYINDKVTNVDIFSQGEEVIEGINPDLIDKVYTQAGGVDIDEFNFEIQLDPNQCFILKSERNSVLARYNPFTQKIKKIEKEFNFGIQPRNAEQAFAFEILNDPEIKLVGLTGKAGTGKTLLALASALKQNKIYSQILLARPIVSLSNKDLGYLPGDEKQKIAPYMQPLFDNLNVIKAALGQNSSDLRLIDEMQKSGQLEIEALAFIRGRSLTGTFCIIDEAQNLTPHEVKTIITRAGESTKMVFTGDLQQIDSPYLDTQSNGLAYMIDKMRGQNLFGHVNLVKGERSELSELASNLL, from the coding sequence ATGGCAACAACTGAGAGTAAAACCAGCGAGAAAACAAAAACCACCAAAACAAAAAGCAAGAGTAAGACCAATACAAGACCTACAGCAGCAAGTGCCAAGAAAAACTTTATCCTCGACACGAATGTGATCCTGCATGATTTCAACTGCCTCGACAATTTTGAGGAGAACGACATCTATATCCCTTTCGTGGTACTGGAAGAGCTGGACAAGTTCAAGAAAGGAAGCGACCAGATCAATTTCAATGCCCGCGCTTTTGTGCGTGAACTGGATCTTATCACCGATGACGACCTGTTCACCAATGGTGCCGATATGGGAGTCGGCAGAGGTAAACTCTATATCGTAAACGGTTCAAAAGATAACAGAAAGATTATCGACGCTTTCCCCGAAAAAACACCGGACAATCGTATTCTTACTGTAGTTTCGGAAGTGGCAGAGAAGCACCCGGAGATGAAAACCATTCTGGTATCAAAAGATATCAACCTGCGGATGAAGGCGCGTTCCCTCGGCATGCTGGCCGAAGACTATATCAACGACAAGGTGACGAATGTCGATATTTTTTCCCAGGGCGAAGAGGTGATCGAAGGTATCAATCCCGACCTGATCGATAAGGTATATACGCAGGCAGGCGGTGTGGATATCGATGAGTTCAATTTCGAGATCCAACTCGATCCCAATCAATGTTTTATCCTCAAGAGCGAAAGAAACAGCGTGTTGGCACGTTACAACCCGTTCACACAAAAAATAAAAAAGATCGAGAAAGAATTCAATTTCGGCATCCAGCCACGCAATGCGGAACAGGCATTTGCTTTCGAGATATTGAACGATCCGGAAATAAAACTGGTAGGACTTACCGGAAAAGCGGGTACGGGAAAAACCTTGCTGGCGCTGGCATCCGCTCTGAAGCAGAATAAAATCTATAGCCAGATATTACTGGCACGTCCTATCGTCTCACTGTCGAACAAAGACCTGGGCTATCTGCCGGGTGATGAGAAACAGAAGATCGCACCCTATATGCAGCCGCTTTTTGATAACCTGAATGTGATCAAGGCAGCCCTCGGACAGAATAGTTCCGATCTCAGGCTGATCGACGAAATGCAGAAATCAGGACAACTGGAAATAGAAGCGTTGGCATTTATCCGCGGACGAAGCCTTACCGGCACCTTCTGCATCATTGATGAAGCGCAGAACCTCACTCCGCATGAAGTAAAGACTATTATTACCCGCGCCGGAGAAAGTACCAAGATGGTGTTCACGGGCGACCTTCAGCAGATCGACTCGCCATATCTCGACACACAGTCTAACGGGTTGGCTTATATGATCGACAAGATGCGGGGACAGAACCTGTTCGGACACGTAAACCTCGTAAAAGGTGAACGGAGCGAACTCTCCGAACTAGCAAGTAACCTTTTGTAA